From Papilio machaon chromosome 2, ilPapMach1.1, whole genome shotgun sequence, the proteins below share one genomic window:
- the LOC106716070 gene encoding 5-demethoxyubiquinone hydroxylase, mitochondrial: MMRPQPILQQMRRAHSAAWKKNPELDKIIRVDHAGELGADRIYAGQMAVLGSTAEGPLIQHMWEQEKKHREKFEELICKYRVRPTIMTPLWNVAGFVLGAGTALLGKEAAMACTVAVETVIVDHYNDQLRTLMADPHVDKDILETITRFRDEEQEHHDTGIDHGAEQAPFYKALTEVIKAGCKVAITISKTV; the protein is encoded by the exons ATGATGCGACCACAGCCAATATTACAGCAGATGCGTAGAGCGCACTCGGCCGCTTGGAAGAAAAACCCTGAG CTAGACAAGATAATCCGTGTGGACCACGCGGGCGAGCTGGGCGCGGACCGCATCTATGCGGGGCAGATGGCTGTGCTGGGGAGCACGGCGGAGGGCCCGCTCATACAACACATGTGGGAGCAGGAAAAGAAGCACCGCGAGAAGTTCGAGGAGCTCATCTGCAAGTACCGCGTGCGGCCCACCATCATGACGCCCCTGTGGAACGTCGCCGGATTCGTGCTGGGAGCTG GCACGGCACTGCTAGGCAAAGAGGCAGCGATGGCGTGCACGGTGGCTGTAGAGACGGTCATAGTTGATCACTACAACGATCAGCTGCGCACTCTGATGGCCGACCCACACGTCGACAAGGACATCCTGGAGACCATCACCAGGTTCCGTGATGAGGAGCAGGAACATCACGACACGGGAATTGATCACGGCGCAGAACAAGCGCCGTTCTACAAAGCCCTTACCGAAGTTATCAAGGCGGGATGCAAAGTTGCTATCACTATATCCAAAACTGTATAA